In one window of Catalinimonas alkaloidigena DNA:
- a CDS encoding DUF3108 domain-containing protein translates to MKLNVTVLSLLAAACILISTAAFTDRGQLRRLPNTSFQPGERLDYRVHYGIFDGGEATIETSPRVHLINDRPCYKIEVKGRTTGMVRIAYKVRDVWGSYVDTAAFVPHRFYRRIEENNYRKYETTYVDHFREEARIVDERKNEEKLMQIPKEVLDMVSGSFYMRLLDYENMKQGQTIKVSGIFEDHLYHLSIIYQGKEQIKTEFGKIKCIRLTPELPENSLFNGENAIDVYISDDQNHVPVKIRANMFVGALEIDLKEYRNLRHHSPF, encoded by the coding sequence ATGAAGCTCAACGTTACTGTGCTCTCGCTGTTGGCAGCCGCTTGCATTCTGATCAGTACCGCTGCCTTCACCGACCGGGGGCAATTGCGACGTCTGCCGAATACCTCGTTTCAGCCCGGCGAACGCCTCGACTACCGCGTCCACTACGGGATTTTCGACGGCGGGGAAGCCACCATCGAGACCAGTCCGCGGGTCCACCTGATCAACGACCGTCCCTGTTATAAAATCGAAGTGAAAGGCCGCACCACCGGCATGGTCCGCATCGCTTATAAAGTGCGCGACGTGTGGGGCAGCTACGTCGACACGGCCGCTTTTGTGCCCCATCGATTTTACCGCCGCATCGAAGAGAACAACTATCGGAAATACGAAACCACGTACGTGGACCATTTTCGGGAAGAGGCGCGCATTGTGGACGAGCGCAAAAACGAAGAGAAGCTGATGCAGATTCCCAAAGAGGTGCTCGACATGGTCAGTGGGTCGTTCTACATGCGGCTGCTCGACTACGAGAACATGAAACAAGGGCAGACGATCAAAGTCAGTGGAATTTTTGAGGACCACCTCTACCACTTGAGCATCATTTACCAGGGCAAAGAGCAAATCAAGACGGAGTTTGGCAAGATCAAATGCATTCGTCTAACGCCGGAGTTGCCCGAGAACAGCCTGTTCAACGGCGAAAATGCAATCGATGTCTATATCTCTGACGACCAGAACCATGTGCCGGTAAAGATCCGCGCCAACATGTTTGTCGGCGCCCTGGAAATCGACCTGAAAGAGTACCGGAACCTGCGGCACCACTCGCCTTTTTAG
- a CDS encoding TlpA disulfide reductase family protein, translating to MTLSRLGWGMMLGWLWSLTCAATTPLTIDGTVRNTGNFPQVYLYAYFGPQLVRVDSAALTKGKFQLTYEPSVPRGLYRIGVSEARSFPLVLTGENVTFEADLVEPNQPPQFQQSPENQLFAAYQKQLVKFRQAIRRVLLSTQQLSYSAAPAEEKNRQMKAYKASYDSLTRVQSAYHRQLAEAHPRTFVGKMAALYLISPDATREEAVTQAQLQDQEILRSDLLLNLFQIYLQHFAPEGPHRWREEIPFLLSRSPAGSAGREVTWLSLIPIFMNADPDYGRQLVKQYAREFPESAYAQEKLRNLPPGSPVVGDRAPDLLMKGRDGNMIALSSLRGKWVLIDFWASWCSPCRHENPALVRAYRKFQNQGFTVYSISLDKERGRWLQAIEDDQLSWASHVSDLQGWKSGGAALYGINAIPANFLIDPEGEVVAVNLRGAELDQKLEEIFK from the coding sequence ATGACGTTATCGCGGCTAGGTTGGGGAATGATGTTGGGTTGGCTTTGGAGCCTAACCTGTGCGGCGACGACTCCCCTCACCATCGACGGTACCGTCCGAAATACCGGGAATTTCCCGCAAGTTTATCTCTACGCCTATTTTGGTCCTCAGCTTGTTAGGGTCGATTCGGCCGCGCTGACCAAAGGCAAATTTCAACTCACATACGAGCCGTCTGTTCCCCGCGGCCTCTACCGCATCGGGGTGTCCGAAGCGCGCTCGTTCCCCTTAGTCCTGACCGGCGAAAACGTAACGTTCGAGGCCGATCTGGTCGAGCCCAATCAGCCCCCGCAGTTCCAGCAATCGCCGGAAAATCAACTTTTTGCGGCTTACCAAAAGCAACTGGTCAAGTTCCGGCAGGCCATTCGGCGGGTGTTGCTCAGCACGCAGCAACTAAGCTACAGCGCGGCCCCGGCCGAAGAGAAAAACCGCCAGATGAAGGCGTACAAAGCCAGTTACGACTCGTTGACGCGGGTGCAAAGCGCCTACCATCGCCAACTGGCCGAAGCCCATCCCCGCACATTTGTGGGGAAAATGGCTGCCCTGTACCTCATTTCCCCCGACGCGACCCGCGAGGAGGCCGTCACGCAGGCGCAACTGCAAGATCAGGAGATTTTGCGGAGCGATTTGTTGCTGAACCTGTTCCAAATCTACCTCCAGCATTTTGCGCCCGAGGGGCCGCACCGCTGGCGCGAAGAAATCCCTTTTCTGCTGAGCCGCAGCCCGGCAGGAAGTGCCGGACGCGAAGTCACCTGGTTAAGTCTGATTCCTATTTTTATGAACGCGGACCCGGACTACGGGCGGCAGTTGGTCAAGCAGTACGCCCGGGAGTTTCCGGAATCGGCCTATGCCCAGGAAAAGCTACGGAACCTGCCTCCCGGTTCGCCGGTAGTGGGCGACCGTGCGCCCGATCTGCTCATGAAAGGCCGCGACGGGAACATGATCGCCCTTTCGTCATTGCGAGGCAAGTGGGTGCTGATTGATTTCTGGGCGTCGTGGTGCAGCCCCTGTCGGCACGAAAATCCGGCGTTGGTCAGGGCCTACCGCAAGTTCCAGAACCAGGGCTTTACCGTCTACAGCATTTCGCTCGACAAAGAACGCGGGCGTTGGCTGCAAGCCATCGAAGACGATCAGTTGAGCTGGGCGTCCCATGTATCCGACCTGCAAGGGTGGAAATCGGGCGGCGCGGCCCTGTATGGCATCAACGCCATTCCGGCCAATTTTCTGATCGACCCCGAGGGTGAAGTGGTCGCTGTGAACCTGCGCGGTGCCGAACTGGACCAAAAGCTTGAAGAAATTTTTAAGTAA